The window GCGAAGGCGTCCTTGCCGGCCGCGTCGTCCCCTCCGCAGGAGGCCAGGGACATCGCCATGATCCCGGCGACGAGCGCCGCGACGAGATGCTTCGTACGGGTTCTCATGGCGCGGCCCCTTGTTCCGTCCCGGGCTCCGGGTCCGCGGGAGTCGGCTCGCCCTGCGGGACCACGATCTCGCTCCACACCTGCTTGCCGTCGGCCACCGGCATCGAACCGAAGGAGTCCGACATCGCCTCGACCAGGAGGAGGCCGCGACCGCCGGTCGACTCCCAGTCCACGCTCACCGGCTTGGCGGGCGCGCGCGGCGAGGAGTCGGTCACACAGACCCGGAGCCGGTCCCCGCGGAGCATCAGATCGACGCGTACCGGGCCCTGGGTGTGCACCAGGGCGTTGGTGACGAGTTCGGACACGACCAGCAGCACCGCGTCGGCCACGTCCTCGACCTTCCACTTGCGCAGCGTGCGCGCGGTGAACCGGCGGGCGTGCATGACGGCGTCGGGCAGCCGCCAGACCGCCCAACCGGCCCGGATCGGCCGGGACTTCATGCCGTCGTAGCGCAGCAGCAGGAGCGCCACGTCGTCCTCACGACGGTCGACACCGCCGAGCAGTTCGTCCGCCATCCGCCCCGGATCCACGGGATCGGCGGCGGCGAGGGCGCTGCGTGTGCGCCGCATGCCTTCGTCCAGGGGCAGGTCGGCCGCCTCGACCAGCCCGTCGGTGACCAGGGCGAGCACCGAGCCGGGGCTCAACGCGACGGCGGTCATGGGGAATTCGGCCTCCGCGAGGATGCCGAGCGGGAGCCCGCCCTCGACCTGCACCTCCTCGGTCCTGCCGTCGGGATGTCGGATCAGCGGTGCGAGGTGCCCGGCCCGGACGAAGAGGGTGTTGCCCTCCTCCAGGTCCAGTTCGGCGTAGCAGCAGGTGGCGAACAGATCGGTCTCCATGCCGACGAGGAGCCGGTTGGCGCGTGAGACCACCACGTCGGGCGGGTGGCCCTCGACCGCGTAGGCCCTGACCGCGGTCCGCATCTGGCCCATGATCGTCGCGGCTCCGGCGCTGTGTCCCTGTACGTCTCCGATGACCAGCGCCACCCGGTCCTCGGACAGGGCGATGACGTCGTACCAGTCACCGCCCACCTGCAGCCCTCGCCGGGCGGGCAGATAGCGGGCGACGGCTGTCCCTCCGGGCAGCTGCGGGAGGCGCCGGGGCAGCAGACTGCGCTGCAGCATCGTCGCGAGTTCCTGCTCGGCGTCGTGCGCGTGCGCGCGGTTGAGGGCCTGTCCGACCAGTGCCGCGGTGGCGGTGAACAGGGAACGCTCCTCGGGGACGAAGTCGTGGGGCTCGTCCCAGCCGACCAGGCACACGCCCGCGACCCGGCCCTTGGCGGGAAGCGGCAGCACGGCCAGGCCTCCGGCGCCGACGCCCGCGAGCGCCGGTTCGAGGGCCGTGCCGGCGGACCACAGGTTCATCCGGCCGTCCCGCAGCGCCAGTTGAAGGGTGGGCAGGGCGCTGACCGGTGCGTCGGGCCACTCCGAACGCCACTCGGAACGCCATGTCTCGGGCCAGGCGTCGGGCTGGGGCGGGTCGAGCACGGTGACCATGAGCCGGTCGTCCCGCAGCTCGGCGAGTGCCACCCGGTCGGCGCCGAGCGGCTCGCGCAGGGCGGTGACCACGACCCGGCCGACGTCATGGACCGTTGTCGCGTCGTCGAGCGCGGCGGTCAGCCACTGGATCCTGGACACGTCGTCGGCGCTCTGCCGCAGCACCGAGGTCGCCGTCACCACGCCCAGCACCTGCTCCGGACGGCCGTCGGTGCTCGCCACCACCCGGCAGGTCAGGCTCAGCCAGCGCATTCCACCGGTGGGACGGCGGACACGGAACTCCAGCTCCCGGCGGCCGAACGCCTCCGTGGACGGTTCCAGCACCGAGATCAGCGCGTGCATGTCCTCCGGGAGCGCGTGCGCGAGCAGGGTGTCCACCTTGCCGTCGAAGTCGTCCGGTGTGATGCCGACCAGTTCAAGAAGCGCCTCGTCCGCCTCGATCAGGCCGGTGTCCGGCATCAGCACGAACGAACCGACGCCCAGACTCCGCAGGGCGGGGCTCAGCAGCGCCGACGGGGCGGGGCGGTCGGCCTCGGTCCGGAGCAGTCCGGCGATCGCCTCGGCGTACCGCTCCAGGAAGCGCCGCTGCTCGGCCTCGAAGCCGACCGGGGACGCTCCCACGACGACGAGGCAGCCCAGCCGCCTGCCCTCGGTCCCGAGCGGCAGGGCGGCGAGCGGCGCCTCCGCCGGCGGCGCCTGAGCTTGCTGCTCCTGTGACTGCGGGGACTGCGGCTGCGGCGCTTGCGCCTGCTGTGTTTGTGCTTGCTGCGCCTGCGCCTGCGCCTGCGCCTGCGGCGACTGTGCCGTCGGCGGCGTCGGCCCGTCCTCGGAGATCCGGTCCCCGGAAAGCCTTCCCTCGGAAATCCAGCCTTCGGAGTCCCGGCCCCCCGAGCGGGGAGCGAGTTCCGCGAGGTCCAGCCACAGCGGCCGGTCGGTGCGGAAGGCGTGCGCCGCCGGTGAGTCGCCGGACAGGGGCAGTCGCTCCGGCGGCAGATACCGGGACGTGGCGCGTCCGGCCGTCTCCACCAGCCGGAGATCGCCGTTCCCGGCATCGTGCACATAGACCGCCGCCAACGCCACTCCGGCGAACGTCAGGGATCTGTCGCTCGCGGCGGCCTTCGGCAGAGGTGGCCGTGAACCGTTGTCGTCGGCGCCGGCCCGGGACTCCCGCGGCTCCGAGACTCCGGCCAGGGCGCGGCCGTCATGATGCATGTCCGCGACCTACCTCCGGTCCATGCGGCAGGTGCCGCCGGTTTGAGATCGGGCGCCCATCTACCAGAATCGCATATCAGGGCTAACCCGACAGATCCAGACGATTGCCGTCAGTGGCAGACCCGTCCCAAAGGCACCCGCGACGGCTATGAGAGGCCGTCTCGGCGCCTCGGTACAGCCGCTCTCGCGCGGCGCCCTGCGCCCGTCGTCGAAGGCCGGAGCCGTACCTCTGCGGTCGACGGCCGGAGCCGGGCCGCTGCGTTCGCAGATCACCACGGCCGGTGCCACAGTTGAGACGTGTTCGACTTGCCACGCCGATCACACGCCAGCCCTTGACGCCGCGACGCACCCGGATCCCCTGACCGTCTCAAGCCGGGCGCGGGCAACCGTGAGCGCCCCTCGTCACACGAGGTGAAGGACAAGGGAGGTCTTTCACATGAAGGCCTGCATCCGGGGCGCGGCCATCGCCATGACCGTGATCTCGACGGTTGTTGCCCTGGAGGCCTGCGGGCAGGACGCCGGGGACGACTCCGACACCGGCAACGCGCTGAGCATCGGCGTGCTGCTCCCGGACTCCACCACAGCCCGCTGGGAGACACAGGACCGGCCGTTCCTCCAGAAGAGGATCACGGAACTGTGCGACGACTGCGCGGTCGAGAACGCCAATGCCAAGGGCGACGTGGCCATCCAGCAGGAGCAGATGGACTCGATGCTCACCAAGGGGGTCGACGCCATCGTCCTCGTGGCCGTGGACGCCAGATCGCTGCGCCCCGCGGTCAGGAAGGCGGACGAGGCGGGCGTCCCGGTCATCGCCTACGACCGTCTCGCCGAGGGTCCCATCGCGGGCTATGTCTCCTTCGACGGCGAGGAGGTCGGCAGACTCCAGGGCAGGGCACTGCTCACAGCGATGGGTGACAGGGCGCCCGACGACCAGATCGTCATGATGAACGGCGATCCCAGCGACCCCAACGCGGTGTCGTTCAAGAAGGGCGCGCTGTCCGTGCTCCAGGGACGGGTGAGGATCGGCGAGGCGTACGACACCCTCCAGTGGAGGACGGAGACCGCGCACATGAACATGTCCGCCGCGATCGCGGCCCTCGGTGTCGAGAACATCGACGGGGTGTACGCCGCCAACGACGGCCTCGCCGCCGGCTGCATCTCCGCCCTCAAGGCGAACAAGGTCGCCCCGCTGCCCCCGGTCACCGGGCAGGACGCCGAGCTCGGAGCCGTACGGCGCATCGTCGGCGGCGATCAGTACATGACCGTCTACAAGCCCTTCGCGCCCGAGGCCTCCGCCGGCGCCGCCATGGCCGTGGCCGCGGCCCGCCACGAGAGCCTCGACCGGGTCGCCAAGGGCGAGGTGACACCCCGCGGCGGGCACACTGTTCCGGCCGTCCTGCTCACCCCGGTGTCCGTGACGGTCGACACGATCAAGGACACCCTGGTGAAGGACGGCGTGTACACGGTCGAGCAGATCTGCACCCCCCAGCTCGGGGCCGCCTGCGGCAGGGCCGGTCTCACCTGACAGGCAGGTTCCGACCAGGTCCGGACCGCCCCCGGGAAGGAGATGGTTTCCGTGACGGGTCCCCCCTTGCTGGCACTGCGCGGCGTCTGCAAACGCTTCGGCGTCATCGAGGTCCTCGACGACATCGAGCTGGAGATCCACGCCGGGCAGGTCGTCGCTCTGCTGGGCGACAACGGGGCGGGCAAGTCCACCCTGGTCAAGGTGATCTCCGGGGTCTCCCCCGCGGACAAGGGCTCCATCGAGTGGGAGGGCCGGGCGGTCCACATCAGGCGTCCCCACGACGCCCGGGACCTCGGCATCGCGGCCGTCTACCAGGACCTCGCGCTGTGCGGGAACCTCGACGTCGTCGGCAATCTGTTCCTCGGGCAGGAGATCCGCAGGCTCGGCTTCCTCGACGAGGTGGAGATGGAGCGCCGCACCAGAAGCCTGCTGGACCGTCTGACCCGGGGCATCCCCGATCTGCGTGCCCCCGTCGTCTCGCTGTCCAGCGGTCAGCGGCAGACGGTCGCCATCGCCCGTTCGCTGCTCGGCGACCCGCGGGTCCTCCTCCTGGACGAACCGACCGCGGCACTGGGATTCGAGCAGACCAGCGAGGTCCTGGACCTCGTCGACCAGCTGCGTGACCGAGGTCTGGGCGTCCTGCTCATCAGCCACAACATGGGTGACATCAAGGCCCTCGCGGACCGGGCGGCCGTCCTGCGGCTCGGCCGCAACAACGGCTTCTTCGACGTGAACACCGCGTCCCAGGAACAGATCATCTCCTCCATCACCGGCGCCACGGAGAACGTGCCCCGCCGGACGGCCTCCCAGGAGGCGGGGTGGTGAAAGAGATGCGCGACACGGCGGACACCACACGGACCGAGCCCACCGCGCCCGGCGCCGGGGCCGGTCGGTCGCGGCGCGGGCGGACCGTCGCCCGTGCCGCGGAGAAGGGGATCGCCTACCTCCGGCGCAAGCTGCGCGCCG is drawn from Streptomyces liliifuscus and contains these coding sequences:
- a CDS encoding SpoIIE family protein phosphatase yields the protein MHHDGRALAGVSEPRESRAGADDNGSRPPLPKAAASDRSLTFAGVALAAVYVHDAGNGDLRLVETAGRATSRYLPPERLPLSGDSPAAHAFRTDRPLWLDLAELAPRSGGRDSEGWISEGRLSGDRISEDGPTPPTAQSPQAQAQAQAQQAQTQQAQAPQPQSPQSQEQQAQAPPAEAPLAALPLGTEGRRLGCLVVVGASPVGFEAEQRRFLERYAEAIAGLLRTEADRPAPSALLSPALRSLGVGSFVLMPDTGLIEADEALLELVGITPDDFDGKVDTLLAHALPEDMHALISVLEPSTEAFGRRELEFRVRRPTGGMRWLSLTCRVVASTDGRPEQVLGVVTATSVLRQSADDVSRIQWLTAALDDATTVHDVGRVVVTALREPLGADRVALAELRDDRLMVTVLDPPQPDAWPETWRSEWRSEWPDAPVSALPTLQLALRDGRMNLWSAGTALEPALAGVGAGGLAVLPLPAKGRVAGVCLVGWDEPHDFVPEERSLFTATAALVGQALNRAHAHDAEQELATMLQRSLLPRRLPQLPGGTAVARYLPARRGLQVGGDWYDVIALSEDRVALVIGDVQGHSAGAATIMGQMRTAVRAYAVEGHPPDVVVSRANRLLVGMETDLFATCCYAELDLEEGNTLFVRAGHLAPLIRHPDGRTEEVQVEGGLPLGILAEAEFPMTAVALSPGSVLALVTDGLVEAADLPLDEGMRRTRSALAAADPVDPGRMADELLGGVDRREDDVALLLLRYDGMKSRPIRAGWAVWRLPDAVMHARRFTARTLRKWKVEDVADAVLLVVSELVTNALVHTQGPVRVDLMLRGDRLRVCVTDSSPRAPAKPVSVDWESTGGRGLLLVEAMSDSFGSMPVADGKQVWSEIVVPQGEPTPADPEPGTEQGAAP
- a CDS encoding sugar ABC transporter substrate-binding protein, with amino-acid sequence MKACIRGAAIAMTVISTVVALEACGQDAGDDSDTGNALSIGVLLPDSTTARWETQDRPFLQKRITELCDDCAVENANAKGDVAIQQEQMDSMLTKGVDAIVLVAVDARSLRPAVRKADEAGVPVIAYDRLAEGPIAGYVSFDGEEVGRLQGRALLTAMGDRAPDDQIVMMNGDPSDPNAVSFKKGALSVLQGRVRIGEAYDTLQWRTETAHMNMSAAIAALGVENIDGVYAANDGLAAGCISALKANKVAPLPPVTGQDAELGAVRRIVGGDQYMTVYKPFAPEASAGAAMAVAAARHESLDRVAKGEVTPRGGHTVPAVLLTPVSVTVDTIKDTLVKDGVYTVEQICTPQLGAACGRAGLT
- a CDS encoding ATP-binding cassette domain-containing protein — translated: MVSVTGPPLLALRGVCKRFGVIEVLDDIELEIHAGQVVALLGDNGAGKSTLVKVISGVSPADKGSIEWEGRAVHIRRPHDARDLGIAAVYQDLALCGNLDVVGNLFLGQEIRRLGFLDEVEMERRTRSLLDRLTRGIPDLRAPVVSLSSGQRQTVAIARSLLGDPRVLLLDEPTAALGFEQTSEVLDLVDQLRDRGLGVLLISHNMGDIKALADRAAVLRLGRNNGFFDVNTASQEQIISSITGATENVPRRTASQEAGW